The sequence below is a genomic window from Vicinamibacterales bacterium.
GCCCCGCCGTGTCCTGGGTCCAGAGCTACGATCCGCTCGCGTCGCCGTGGCTCAGCACGGCTGCGGCGGCGCTGCCGATCGTGCTCCTGCTGGCGGCGCTCGGTCTTCTCGAGTGGCGTGCGCACCGCGCGGCGCTCCTCGGACTGCTGTCGGCGCTGGCCGTATCGGTCTTTGTTTACGGGATGCCGATACGCACGGCCACGGCGACGACGATCTACGGCGCGGCGTATGGATTCCTGCCGATTGGCTGGATCGTGATCAACGCCGTGTTCCTCTACGACGTGACGGTCGCGACCGGGCAGTTCGACGTCCTCAAGGCGTCGGTCGGCCGGCTCTCGGCCGATCGACGGATCCAGGCGCTGCTCGTCGCGTTCGCGTTCGGGGCGTTCATCGAAGGCGCGTCGGGGTTCGGGACGCCGGTCGCGATCTGTTCCGCCCTCCTGATGGGGCTCGGGTTCACGCCGCTGTACGCCGCTGGCCTGTCACTCATTGCGAACACGGCGCCCGTCGCGTTTGGCGCCATCGGCACGCCGATCCTGACGCTCGGCGCCGTCACGGGTATTCCGGCGGCGACGATCGGCGTGATGGCGGGACGGCAGCTGCCGTTCGTGTCCCTTGTCGTGCCGGCGTGGCTGGTGGTGACGATGAGCGGCTGGCGCGGCTTGCGCGCGGTATGGCCGGCCGTCGCGGTCTGCGGCGGCACGTTCGCGCTGGTGCAGTTCGCGTGGAGCAACTACGTCGGCGTCGAGCTTGTCGACATCGCCGGCGGCCTCGCGTCAATCGCGATGCTGACGCTGTTCTGCCGCGTGTGGCAGCCGCGGGATCGCTGGGAAGACGCAACAGTCGCCGCCACGGACCGGGGTCAAACCGGGGTCAAACCGGGGTCAGACCGGGGTCAGACCACCTTTGCCGTCGCTTCGCATGAGACGGCCGTCCGGGGCGGATCCGTCGCACGGGCGTGGATGCCATGGGTATTCCTCAGCGTCGCGGTGATCGTCTGGGGGCTGCCGGCAACCAAAGCGGCGCTGAGCGGACCCGTGTGGTCGCCATCGATCGACGTCCCAGGGCTGCATCGAACGGTTTTCCGCGACTTTCCGGTCGTGACCACGCGTATCGATCGGACGCGCATCGACGACGCCGCGTATCGAAACGGACACGCGGAAGCGGCGGTCTTCTCGCTGAACTGGGCGTCGGCGACCGGGACCGCCATCCTGCTGGCGACGTTGGCGAGCGCCATCTACCTGCGCGTGCGCCCCGGACAGCTCCTGATGATCGCCTTGTCGACGCTCCGGCGGATGCGCGTCCCGCTCGCCACCATCATGATCATGCTCGCGTTGGGCTTCGTGACCCGCTACGGCGGCACGGACGCGACGCTCGGGCTCGCTTTCACGCGAACCGGACGGCTCTA
It includes:
- a CDS encoding lactate permease LctP family transporter; the protein is MSWVQSYDPLASPWLSTAAAALPIVLLLAALGLLEWRAHRAALLGLLSALAVSVFVYGMPIRTATATTIYGAAYGFLPIGWIVINAVFLYDVTVATGQFDVLKASVGRLSADRRIQALLVAFAFGAFIEGASGFGTPVAICSALLMGLGFTPLYAAGLSLIANTAPVAFGAIGTPILTLGAVTGIPAATIGVMAGRQLPFVSLVVPAWLVVTMSGWRGLRAVWPAVAVCGGTFALVQFAWSNYVGVELVDIAGGLASIAMLTLFCRVWQPRDRWEDATVAATDRGQTGVKPGSDRGQTTFAVASHETAVRGGSVARAWMPWVFLSVAVIVWGLPATKAALSGPVWSPSIDVPGLHRTVFRDFPVVTTRIDRTRIDDAAYRNGHAEAAVFSLNWASATGTAILLATLASAIYLRVRPGQLLMIALSTLRRMRVPLATIMIMLALGFVTRYGGTDATLGLAFTRTGRLYPFFATLLGWLGVALTGSDTSSNVLFGSLQKITAQQLGFNPVLIVTANSTGGVMGKMIDAQSIVVSTASTGQTGQEGKILRFVFWHSVALATIMGTIVMLQAYVFPKMIP